The Fretibacterium sp. OH1220_COT-178 genomic sequence CATGACGGCCAGGGCCTCGGGCAGTTCCCCCAGCCCGACCGCCGCAAAGGACGCACCTCCCATGAGGGTGAATTCATTGAAGAAGCGCCCGCTGCGGACGCTTCGCCACCCCTCGGCGAGGACCGGCGCCCCGCAGAGCAGGAAGGGGACCCCATAGAACAGACGGCGCTGCCAAACGGTGAAACCGCCCCCGATGACAAGCCCCACGACCAGGACCAGAGCCCCCATCACCAAAACGCACAGGTCCAGAAGATCCGAACGCTCCTCCGGCTCGTCCTTAAAAGGATTGACGTGCGAGCAGGCACATCCCTCGTGCCCACCACCCTCGGCAGCCGCATGCCCCCCATGGACATGGCCTCCGCAACACGCTTCTTCCGCGTGGACACCACAGCCACAATGCCCTTCGTGACCTACGCAGCAGGCTCCGACCGTCTCTTTTTCAAACTCCGTCTCCCGCATAGCCGTAACCCCCTGACTCGAAAAAACGAAAGAATCAAACCAGACGAGAAAACTGCTCCAGAGCGCCGGAAAGGCGATCCAGAATCTCGTCGCCATTACCCTGCTGGATCCCCTCCAGGACGCAGTGGTGCAGATGTCCCTCGAGGACGAACTGCCCCACCTTGTGCAGGGCCGCCTTGATCGAGCCGATCTGGATCAGAATGTCCTCGCAGGGCTTGTCCTCCTCCACCATGCGGACGATCCCCCTGACCTGCCCCTCGATACGCCTGAGACGCCGGATGATGTCCTTTTCGTCAATGCAGCGCAACA encodes the following:
- a CDS encoding metal-sensing transcriptional repressor codes for the protein MLRCIDEKDIIRRLRRIEGQVRGIVRMVEEDKPCEDILIQIGSIKAALHKVGQFVLEGHLHHCVLEGIQQGNGDEILDRLSGALEQFSRLV